One Flagellimonas sp. CMM7 genomic region harbors:
- a CDS encoding SDR family NAD(P)-dependent oxidoreductase yields MDKLKGKIAVVTGGSRDIGRAISIKLAKKGAKVVVNYFNSEAGALETVEKIQSFGGQAIAVKADVSNIEDIKNLKAKTIQTFGNNIDILVNNAGGLFARKTLQELDESFYDLVMNVNFKSTVFVMQEFEPLMSKGASIINLSSQAARDGGGGGSSLYASSKGAVSTFTRAMAKELGPKGIRVNALCPGLIATKFHDDFTKNEVRTKVAGSTPLRREGNADEIADLVAYLASDEASFVTGNNIDINGGLAFS; encoded by the coding sequence ATGGATAAACTTAAAGGGAAGATAGCGGTAGTTACTGGTGGCTCTAGAGACATTGGCAGAGCAATATCTATTAAACTGGCCAAAAAAGGGGCTAAAGTTGTGGTCAATTATTTTAATTCTGAGGCTGGTGCATTGGAAACAGTAGAGAAGATTCAGTCTTTTGGTGGACAAGCGATTGCAGTTAAAGCAGATGTCTCAAATATTGAAGATATCAAGAATTTAAAAGCAAAAACCATTCAAACCTTTGGTAATAACATTGATATTTTGGTTAACAATGCTGGCGGTCTTTTTGCACGTAAAACTCTTCAAGAGCTAGATGAATCATTTTATGATTTAGTGATGAACGTTAATTTTAAATCTACCGTTTTTGTCATGCAAGAATTTGAACCTTTAATGAGCAAAGGAGCTTCAATTATTAATCTTTCTTCACAAGCCGCTAGAGACGGTGGAGGTGGAGGTTCTTCTTTGTATGCTTCTTCAAAAGGAGCCGTTAGTACATTTACCAGAGCCATGGCTAAAGAGCTTGGGCCAAAAGGGATAAGGGTAAATGCGCTTTGTCCTGGTCTAATTGCAACCAAGTTCCATGATGATTTCACCAAAAATGAAGTACGAACTAAAGTAGCTGGCAGTACACCCTTAAGAAGAGAAGGGAATGCGGACGAAATTGCCGATTTGGTGGCATACTTGGCTTCCGATGAAGCATCATTTGTAACCGGGA
- a CDS encoding SDR family NAD(P)-dependent oxidoreductase — translation MSKIEGKIAVVTGATGGIGFEVAKRLGKDGYTVVLNGIEDDAGAERVKELTAEGIKAEYCGFDVTSEEAVTANITKIGEKYGKIDVLVNNAGGLGGRSRFEEMTTDFYRFVMALNLDSVFFASRAAIPFLKKGEHPSIINYTSNAGWTAGGPGAGIYGTSKAGVHAITRALAKDLAEYGIRANAVSPGTIDTPFHAQIKATKPEVFASWANNIMLGRLGQPEDVAGVISFLASEDASFITAETIQIGGGQALGI, via the coding sequence ATGAGTAAAATCGAAGGGAAAATAGCCGTTGTTACAGGGGCTACAGGAGGTATAGGTTTCGAAGTTGCAAAAAGATTAGGTAAAGATGGATATACCGTAGTTTTAAACGGTATCGAAGATGACGCAGGAGCAGAAAGGGTGAAAGAACTTACAGCAGAAGGAATAAAAGCAGAGTACTGTGGTTTTGATGTCACCAGCGAAGAAGCTGTAACGGCCAACATCACAAAAATTGGTGAAAAATATGGTAAAATAGATGTGTTGGTTAACAATGCTGGCGGATTAGGCGGAAGGTCTAGATTTGAAGAAATGACAACGGATTTCTACAGATTTGTAATGGCACTTAATCTTGATTCAGTGTTTTTTGCCTCAAGAGCTGCAATCCCCTTCCTAAAAAAAGGGGAGCACCCTTCAATAATTAACTATACGTCAAATGCAGGATGGACTGCCGGTGGTCCTGGAGCCGGAATTTATGGAACATCTAAAGCTGGTGTTCATGCAATAACCAGAGCATTGGCAAAAGATTTGGCCGAATATGGGATTAGGGCAAACGCCGTATCACCAGGAACTATTGATACCCCATTCCATGCTCAAATTAAAGCAACAAAACCGGAAGTTTTTGCATCATGGGCAAACAATATTATGCTTGGAAGATTAGGGCAACCAGAAGATGTAGCGGGTGTTATTTCTTTCTTAGCAAGTGAGGATGCCTCTTTCATAACAGCAGAAACAATCCAAATTGGTGGTGGACAGGCTTTAGGAATTTAA
- a CDS encoding MFS transporter — MKVKGLRWWIIGLIFIATVINYIDRTAFALLWPQMGEDLGMDKSDYAVMLNVFMACYAIGKFASGKLYDTIGTRLGFTVSIIVWSIASAFHAFARGIVTLSIFRGLLGLGEAGNWPGAVKSNGEWFPVKERAIAQGIFNSGASIGNVIAPFIIVFLYTKFGWQTTYIILGAVGILWVIPWLFLNKSTPEKHPWVTEKERNLILDSRIDKGKEDVAKVKSLSVVKILSYKQSWGVLLCRFFIEPIWWFFAGWMPIYLNDKFGLSIEEIAATMWISYLMAAVGSILGGMFTKELMKKLSVDAARKITITLGGALILMAFVCIITLVKENNFMTFIYFAGLALFGFQFAIGNIQTISSDLFRGPSVGTLAGLAGTIAAVSPMIMNWFVGQITTQSYTPAFIAICVSVVLGVVAIFGLIKHIEPVRKTIEL; from the coding sequence ATGAAAGTTAAAGGCTTAAGATGGTGGATAATAGGCTTAATATTTATAGCTACTGTTATCAATTATATTGATAGAACGGCGTTCGCCTTACTCTGGCCTCAAATGGGTGAAGACTTAGGAATGGATAAGTCTGACTATGCCGTAATGTTAAATGTTTTTATGGCGTGTTATGCCATTGGAAAATTTGCATCCGGAAAGTTATATGACACCATTGGAACACGTTTGGGATTTACGGTTTCCATTATTGTTTGGTCAATTGCTTCAGCGTTTCATGCTTTTGCAAGGGGTATTGTTACACTTTCCATTTTTAGAGGACTATTAGGACTTGGAGAAGCGGGAAATTGGCCAGGTGCTGTTAAAAGCAATGGAGAATGGTTTCCGGTTAAAGAACGAGCAATAGCACAAGGTATTTTTAATTCAGGAGCGTCAATAGGAAACGTTATTGCACCTTTTATTATAGTATTCTTATACACCAAGTTTGGTTGGCAAACTACCTATATCATTTTAGGAGCGGTGGGTATCTTGTGGGTAATACCATGGTTGTTTTTAAATAAGTCAACCCCTGAAAAACATCCTTGGGTAACAGAAAAAGAAAGAAACTTAATTCTTGATAGTAGAATAGATAAGGGTAAAGAGGATGTTGCCAAAGTAAAAAGTCTTAGTGTCGTTAAAATATTAAGCTATAAGCAATCCTGGGGAGTGTTATTATGTAGATTTTTTATTGAGCCCATCTGGTGGTTTTTTGCCGGGTGGATGCCAATTTACTTAAATGATAAATTCGGATTAAGTATTGAAGAAATCGCGGCAACCATGTGGATATCTTATCTGATGGCTGCTGTAGGTAGTATTCTTGGCGGTATGTTTACCAAAGAGTTAATGAAAAAACTTTCGGTAGATGCTGCAAGAAAAATAACAATAACACTAGGGGGAGCACTCATATTAATGGCCTTTGTCTGTATTATAACACTGGTAAAGGAAAACAATTTTATGACCTTCATTTATTTTGCTGGATTGGCCCTTTTTGGGTTTCAATTTGCAATTGGAAATATCCAAACCATTTCAAGCGATTTGTTTAGAGGGCCTTCAGTTGGAACCTTGGCAGGACTTGCAGGCACTATCGCAGCCGTTTCACCTATGATCATGAATTGGTTTGTTGGCCAAATAACAACCCAATCGTATACGCCAGCATTTATTGCTATTTGCGTTTCGGTTGTACTTGGAGTGGTTGCAATTTTCGGTTTGATCAAGCATATAGAACCAGTAAGGAAAACAATAGAGTTGTAA
- a CDS encoding FadR/GntR family transcriptional regulator, producing MRVEILTKNENQEVQKRIISKLRDLINYKNLEPGDKLPSERMLSEKFEVSRSNVREAIQKLEFFGILKSRPQSGTFIANIGRVAMSGMLDDILRLEDPDFKSLVETRILLELKTVRLAALRRTEEDLEKMRQALDAYRQKVLDGKDAVEEDLLFHLAIANASKNSTMNTFMLIITPEIITNFEKYHVCDNNQSFLGIQEHEDIYQAIKNQDPKVAKEKMKVHFKILYQYCYNTKD from the coding sequence ATGAGAGTTGAGATACTTACAAAGAATGAAAATCAAGAAGTACAGAAACGTATTATTTCTAAACTGAGGGATTTAATAAATTATAAAAACTTAGAACCGGGGGACAAATTACCATCCGAAAGGATGTTGTCCGAAAAGTTCGAGGTTAGCAGAAGTAATGTTAGAGAAGCTATTCAAAAATTGGAGTTTTTTGGCATTCTAAAATCAAGACCACAGAGCGGTACTTTTATCGCCAATATTGGAAGAGTGGCCATGAGTGGAATGTTGGATGATATATTAAGGCTAGAGGATCCAGATTTTAAATCACTTGTCGAGACACGAATTTTACTGGAGTTAAAAACGGTAAGATTGGCTGCCCTAAGAAGAACAGAGGAAGACTTGGAAAAAATGCGCCAGGCGTTAGATGCTTACAGACAAAAAGTATTGGATGGGAAAGATGCGGTGGAGGAAGATTTGTTGTTTCATTTGGCCATTGCCAACGCCAGTAAGAACAGCACTATGAATACTTTTATGTTGATTATTACTCCAGAGATTATCACCAATTTTGAAAAGTATCATGTGTGTGATAATAACCAATCTTTTTTAGGCATTCAGGAGCATGAGGATATTTATCAAGCAATAAAAAATCAAGATCCTAAGGTGGCAAAAGAAAAAATGAAGGTTCACTTCAAAATTTTATACCAATACTGTTATAATACAAAAGATTAA
- a CDS encoding polysaccharide lyase family 7 protein — translation MFKNLPSLICLLLILGSCEDNNSVAEEKEDEVSIEEPITDVVDMPEPEPEETSFILPEIDLSNWKVTLPIGRPDEVEPPEILEYATDEKLKPFMYNDSIEGALVFYTYPGATTANSSRSRTELREQMEPGSNSVNWTFSQGGRLKGTLAMDDISKDSDNKYHRTIIMQIHGRLTNEQRDLIGQKDNNAPPMLKIYWQNGVVRVKTKVLKNPDVSDTEILHTDAWTDDEGFNFTEEVGFNKFSLEVLVSDGRMEVILNDTESVVYDSDDIKKWGVFENYFKAGNYLQTSDEGSYARVKYYDLEVEH, via the coding sequence ATGTTTAAAAATCTACCCAGTCTTATTTGTCTTTTGCTAATTCTTGGCTCATGTGAGGATAACAATTCAGTTGCTGAAGAAAAAGAGGATGAAGTATCTATTGAGGAGCCTATAACCGATGTAGTAGATATGCCAGAGCCAGAGCCAGAAGAAACTTCTTTTATCCTACCGGAAATTGATTTGAGCAATTGGAAAGTAACGTTGCCAATAGGACGCCCTGATGAAGTGGAGCCTCCGGAAATATTGGAATACGCTACCGATGAAAAGCTAAAACCGTTCATGTATAATGACTCTATCGAAGGTGCTTTGGTTTTTTACACTTATCCCGGAGCCACTACTGCAAATTCCTCTAGATCAAGAACAGAACTTAGGGAACAAATGGAACCTGGCAGTAATTCGGTTAATTGGACGTTTTCCCAAGGAGGGAGGCTTAAAGGCACATTAGCAATGGATGATATTTCTAAAGATTCGGACAACAAATACCATAGAACCATCATCATGCAGATTCATGGCCGTTTAACAAATGAACAAAGAGATTTAATTGGCCAAAAAGACAATAATGCGCCACCAATGCTTAAGATTTATTGGCAAAATGGTGTAGTAAGAGTAAAGACTAAAGTTTTAAAAAACCCAGATGTTTCAGATACTGAAATTTTGCATACGGATGCATGGACGGATGATGAAGGCTTTAATTTTACTGAGGAGGTTGGGTTCAATAAGTTTTCATTAGAGGTCTTGGTTTCTGACGGAAGAATGGAGGTGATTTTAAATGATACGGAGTCTGTTGTATATGACAGTGATGATATAAAAAAATGGGGTGTTTTTGAGAACTATTTTAAGGCAGGGAATTATTTGCAAACGTCTGATGAAGGTTCATACGCCAGAGTAAAATATTATGATTTAGAGGTTGAACATTGA
- a CDS encoding polysaccharide lyase family 7 protein, translated as MIFLAVGATSQNKKSSGTESDSKIEKRNKKKKKVKLPNIDLSHWKVTIPEGEGKGGAISVSPPEILDYANNEVLAPFMYNDSVSGALVFHAYPTNATTANTKYSRSELREQMEPGNNNVNWTFAQGGTLKAKMAMGDVSRTDDGKYHNVIIAQIHGRLTNEQRELIGQKDNNAPPILKIYWQNGKIRVKTKVLKYAGVDQKAILYKEAWTDDKGKNFEQEVGFRKFTIEVKVSDGKMVVSLNKNEFFVYDNASIKRWGVFENYFKIGNYFQTRDEGAFANVKVYELSVEH; from the coding sequence ATGATATTTCTAGCTGTTGGTGCTACTTCTCAAAACAAGAAAAGTAGTGGTACAGAATCGGATAGCAAAATTGAAAAACGAAATAAAAAGAAGAAAAAGGTAAAACTACCAAATATAGATTTAAGCCATTGGAAGGTTACTATACCCGAGGGTGAAGGAAAAGGAGGTGCAATTAGTGTTTCACCACCTGAGATATTGGACTACGCAAATAATGAGGTTTTAGCACCTTTTATGTACAATGATTCAGTGTCTGGCGCATTGGTTTTTCATGCGTATCCAACTAATGCCACTACGGCCAATACAAAATATTCGCGATCAGAACTTAGGGAACAGATGGAACCCGGGAATAATAATGTCAATTGGACATTTGCACAAGGCGGTACATTGAAAGCTAAAATGGCTATGGGCGATGTTTCAAGAACGGATGATGGAAAGTATCACAATGTAATCATTGCTCAAATACATGGTCGTTTGACAAATGAACAACGAGAATTGATTGGACAGAAAGATAATAATGCTCCACCTATTTTAAAGATTTATTGGCAAAATGGTAAAATCCGAGTGAAAACCAAGGTTTTAAAATATGCAGGGGTGGACCAAAAAGCAATTTTGTACAAAGAAGCGTGGACCGATGATAAAGGCAAAAATTTTGAACAAGAAGTCGGTTTTCGAAAATTTACAATTGAAGTTAAGGTCAGTGATGGTAAAATGGTAGTTTCCTTAAATAAAAATGAGTTTTTTGTTTACGATAATGCCAGTATAAAACGATGGGGAGTATTTGAAAACTATTTTAAGATTGGAAATTACTTTCAAACCAGAGATGAAGGAGCATTTGCGAACGTGAAAGTCTACGAGTTATCCGTTGAACATTAA
- a CDS encoding PKD domain-containing protein, giving the protein MKYKVKIFSNTKWLLLSLVVAGFVVSCVGDELFRDELPDANSKADTVFPEANFAYASSSDDFRMINFSNLSSEATSFTWDFGGGNTSTDLDPTFTFEGGEGTYPVTLTASDANGITGAITIDVMVVEGPFQPIILEAGFEDDTLPEGGGDGRDSWRNNDLGGVIQITGDPVTFGDQGAKLPVPAGDRIGYQEITVEPDTNYDLRFWYTMLSGSSDPSLTVAVLGVTEFGPFETKEEALDGIIASVTVTDDSEPDVYVQQKLSFNSGINNTVAIYFTNGGVEARLDDFTIDVGAAGAVPPSAGFDVEQSEANFLEYTFTNSSTGAVTYEWDFGDGNSSTEESPTHVYVDAAEYVVTLTATNESNLSTELSKTINILAPVTADFTSQVDAGDYRTYTFMDASEGAEMLLWEFGDGFQFTGMNPSHTYAEDGIFTVTLTATSITGNSHVATEDLVVSQGFVVQVLNGTFDEYTFNTGDNADAWDMTPNSTLVDNDGNTIDSPYRPLWFNEDLQDWLEIEFSDDSEQPGSTSDGNNDTRGGKLEEPSRRLYQVVQVQQGVSYTFSIDSRTSGYQTNSDVFILNTEIADETGINTSTSDPAVDAYFEITNDFNADSGVFVTSSFTFTPSTNQIVIYVRNVDVVDNTAEAFYDNIEITD; this is encoded by the coding sequence ATGAAATATAAAGTAAAAATATTTAGTAATACAAAATGGCTGCTCTTGAGTTTGGTTGTAGCTGGTTTTGTTGTTAGCTGTGTAGGTGATGAACTGTTTCGAGATGAGTTGCCTGACGCAAATTCTAAAGCGGACACTGTATTTCCAGAAGCTAACTTTGCTTATGCATCATCTTCTGATGATTTTAGAATGATTAATTTCAGTAACCTTTCTTCCGAGGCAACATCATTCACATGGGATTTTGGAGGAGGAAATACGTCAACTGATTTAGATCCAACATTTACATTTGAAGGTGGTGAAGGCACCTATCCCGTAACATTAACAGCTAGTGATGCAAATGGTATTACGGGTGCTATAACTATAGATGTGATGGTCGTCGAAGGACCATTTCAGCCCATTATTCTTGAGGCAGGTTTTGAGGATGACACCTTACCAGAAGGTGGTGGTGATGGCCGAGACTCATGGAGAAATAATGATTTAGGCGGTGTTATTCAGATTACAGGCGATCCGGTAACTTTTGGTGATCAAGGTGCTAAGTTACCCGTTCCTGCTGGGGATCGTATTGGTTACCAAGAGATTACTGTAGAGCCTGATACAAATTATGACTTAAGATTTTGGTACACCATGTTAAGCGGTTCGTCCGATCCTTCGCTAACTGTTGCCGTGTTAGGTGTTACAGAGTTTGGTCCATTTGAAACCAAAGAAGAAGCTTTAGATGGTATTATTGCTTCTGTAACTGTTACCGATGACTCAGAGCCCGATGTTTATGTGCAACAGAAGTTGTCCTTTAATTCTGGAATCAATAATACCGTTGCAATTTATTTCACCAATGGAGGTGTTGAAGCTAGATTGGACGATTTCACCATTGATGTAGGAGCTGCCGGTGCAGTGCCTCCTTCAGCAGGATTTGATGTAGAGCAAAGTGAGGCCAACTTTCTAGAGTATACTTTCACTAACTCATCAACAGGTGCCGTGACTTATGAATGGGATTTTGGTGATGGTAATTCTTCAACAGAAGAATCTCCAACTCACGTCTATGTAGATGCAGCTGAATATGTAGTAACACTTACAGCCACAAACGAATCTAATTTGTCTACTGAATTAAGTAAAACAATAAATATACTAGCACCAGTTACAGCAGACTTTACTTCTCAGGTAGATGCTGGCGATTATAGAACGTATACTTTCATGGATGCTTCTGAAGGTGCGGAAATGCTTTTATGGGAATTTGGAGACGGATTCCAGTTTACAGGAATGAACCCTTCGCATACGTACGCAGAAGATGGGATTTTCACGGTAACGCTAACTGCGACTAGCATAACAGGTAATTCTCATGTAGCTACGGAAGATCTTGTAGTATCTCAAGGATTTGTGGTACAAGTGCTCAACGGTACTTTTGATGAATATACCTTTAATACGGGTGATAACGCAGATGCCTGGGATATGACTCCCAACAGTACTCTAGTAGACAATGACGGAAACACAATTGATAGTCCTTACAGACCGCTTTGGTTTAATGAAGACTTGCAGGATTGGTTAGAAATAGAGTTTAGCGATGATAGTGAACAACCTGGTTCCACCAGTGATGGAAACAACGACACTAGAGGAGGAAAACTTGAAGAGCCTAGCCGCCGCTTGTATCAAGTAGTTCAAGTACAGCAAGGAGTTTCGTATACCTTCTCAATTGATTCTCGTACATCAGGCTATCAAACTAATTCTGATGTTTTCATATTGAACACTGAAATTGCAGATGAAACAGGAATCAATACATCTACTTCTGACCCTGCTGTTGATGCATACTTTGAAATCACAAATGATTTCAATGCAGATTCAGGTGTGTTCGTGACCAGTAGCTTTACTTTTACACCATCTACAAACCAAATAGTCATTTATGTGAGGAATGTTGATGTTGTTGACAATACAGCTGAAGCTTTCTACGATAACATAGAAATCACTGATTAA
- a CDS encoding RagB/SusD family nutrient uptake outer membrane protein yields the protein MKHIKYLIFAITGFVLTSCSDEFLNPLPDTSVAVDAFFQSDADVLAGVIGIYDALQGVNENTVTNIGNANRGIQFEHLLTEHRTDNTRNATLEGSKSDFHRYVVNANNVESEDYYASMYEVIFRVNNILNFIDVADASNQARYAAEAKFLRAYAYFKLVRLFSDVPLVTEVVGPTDEEALFTRIPEAQIYTQIVADLQEAVAVLDNTYKSRASRAAAQALLAKVYLTQASPNYTGAQQLCEAIINSSEFDLEPNYNDVFYSELNDEIIFAIQFESGNAQESQSFSSEFTSSVRAGREDGQNIVNDNLRIAFVSNGGIRTATSITDFDGTLAPDENEVAKFFPDGFDVNADPDPYGPNARNAGNDYIAIRFADVLLMHVEAIMAGGASTSVPGAVTSFQRVRDRAFPDTAPNPISSISKDELLLERRVELAFENQRWFDLLRFGVADDILTAHAAEMGYIYNSRALLLPIPAREINISKGLLTQNPGY from the coding sequence ATGAAACATATAAAATATTTAATCTTTGCCATAACAGGATTTGTTCTCACTTCCTGTAGTGATGAGTTTTTAAATCCATTACCAGATACCTCGGTTGCGGTAGATGCGTTTTTTCAGTCCGATGCGGATGTATTAGCTGGAGTTATCGGAATCTATGATGCCCTTCAAGGGGTCAATGAAAATACCGTAACAAATATTGGTAATGCGAACAGAGGGATACAATTTGAACACCTTTTAACGGAGCATCGTACCGATAATACGAGAAATGCCACACTTGAAGGTTCTAAATCTGATTTTCATAGATACGTGGTAAATGCTAACAACGTAGAATCTGAAGATTATTATGCTTCCATGTATGAGGTGATTTTTAGAGTTAATAATATCTTGAATTTTATTGATGTTGCGGACGCAAGCAATCAAGCACGTTATGCGGCAGAAGCCAAATTCTTAAGGGCCTATGCGTACTTTAAATTGGTTAGGTTGTTCAGCGATGTACCCTTGGTAACAGAAGTGGTAGGGCCTACAGATGAAGAAGCCCTTTTTACAAGAATACCTGAAGCTCAAATTTATACCCAAATAGTAGCCGATTTGCAAGAAGCGGTGGCTGTATTGGATAACACCTATAAATCTAGAGCTTCCAGGGCAGCCGCACAAGCCTTGTTGGCAAAAGTATATTTAACACAAGCAAGTCCCAATTATACAGGTGCACAACAATTATGCGAAGCGATTATCAATAGCTCAGAATTTGATTTAGAGCCCAACTATAATGATGTATTTTATTCAGAATTGAATGATGAAATAATTTTTGCAATTCAATTTGAATCAGGAAATGCTCAAGAAAGTCAAAGTTTTTCATCTGAGTTTACTTCTTCAGTTCGTGCAGGTAGAGAAGATGGACAAAACATAGTCAATGATAATCTTAGAATAGCTTTTGTCTCCAATGGAGGAATTAGGACAGCAACATCCATTACCGATTTTGATGGGACACTTGCACCTGATGAAAATGAAGTCGCAAAGTTTTTCCCGGATGGATTTGATGTAAATGCAGATCCTGACCCTTATGGTCCAAATGCCCGAAATGCTGGGAATGATTACATCGCAATACGTTTTGCCGATGTGCTATTGATGCATGTTGAAGCGATAATGGCTGGAGGTGCGTCAACTAGTGTCCCAGGTGCTGTAACTTCCTTTCAAAGGGTCAGAGATAGGGCATTTCCAGATACTGCTCCAAACCCAATATCAAGTATATCCAAAGATGAACTTTTACTTGAAAGGCGCGTGGAGTTGGCATTTGAGAATCAGCGCTGGTTTGATTTGTTAAGATTTGGTGTTGCAGATGATATATTGACAGCACATGCAGCTGAAATGGGATATATCTATAATTCAAGAGCCCTATTGTTGCCAATTCCGGCTAGAGAAATAAACATAAGCAAAGGCCTTTTGACACAAAACCCAGGGTATTAA